Sequence from the Longimicrobium sp. genome:
CGAACCGCCACCCGGACCTCGACCGATGCGCGCCATCCGCCCGAACCGCACCCTCCCCCGCTCCACCAACCTCCTGCCGAGCCGCGACGCCGCTCGCCGCACCCGTGCCGTCGCCCCTGCGGCCGAGCCGTCGGCGCGGGCGCTCGCGCTGGCCGAGACGCGCGCCGCCGTTGCCGCGGCCGCCAACGAGAGCGGCACCGCGGCGGGCGCGCTCCGCGTGGCGCTGCGGGAAATGTGCACGCGGCTCGGCTTCCCGGCCGGACGGGCGATCGTGCTCGACGCCGCCGGGCGTGCGCGGGACGTGCTCTGGCACGGCTCGCCGCGGCGCTTCGCCGCGTTCCGCGATGCCTCCACTGCCGTGGCACCGGCGGACGTGCGCGGCGTGGCGGGGCGCGCGCTGGCCGTGGCCGGGCCGGTGGGGATCGCCGACGCGGACGAGGACCCGACGCTGGCGGTGTGGGCGGAGGCGCGGCGGGCGGGGCTGCGGAGCGCGCTGGCGTTCCCGGTGGCGGCGGCCGGCGGCGCGGTGGCCGTGGTGGAGGCCTGGTCGCCGCGGCCGGAGGCGGAGCGCGCGGTGCTCGACGCCTGCGCGTTCGCGGCGCGGCAGCTGGGCGCGGCGTTCGAGCGCGAGGCGGAGCGCGCCGCCCTCCGCGCCGAGGCCGGCCACCTGCGCGCGGTGGTGGCCGCGGCGCCGGCGGGTGCGGTCGCGTTCGGCGCCGACGGCCGGCCGGCGCTGTGGACCTCCACCACCGAGGCGCTGCTGGGCGGCGCGCCGTCGGAGGGCGCGGCGGGGTGGCGCGGCGCCCGCGCGGCGGCCGACGCGGCGATCGGCGGGCGCGAGCCCTCGACGCGGATGCTGCGCACCGGCGACGGGCGCGCGCTGAAGCTCCGCATCTCCCCGGCGTTCGTGGCGGACGGCGGGCAGGGCGCGGCGGGATGGGTGTGGAAGCCGCGCACGCCGGCGCCGGCGGCCGTCCCCGCCGCGACGGAGACCCGTTGGCCGGAGCAGGCGCTGGCGACCGTCGTGCACGACCTGCGCAGCCCGCTGAGCGGCATCACCCTGGCGGCCGAGTCGCTGCTGCGCGTGGTTCCCGCGGACGAAGAGCGCGTGCCCGAGCGGCGGCTGCTGGGCGCCATCACCAGCGCGGCCGAGCGGATGCGCCACCTGCTGAACGACCTGCTCGACACGGCACGGATGGACGGCGGCGCGCTCCCCATCGCCCCGCGGCCGGTCGCAGTCGGCGCGATGCTCGACGACGCGGCGGAGGCGCAGCGGCTGCAGGCGGAGGCGCGCGGCATCACCCTGAGCGTCTCCCCGGCACCGGCGTGCGAGGTGATGGCGGACGAGCGGCGAGTGGCGCAGGTGCTCCAGAACCTCGTCGGCAACGCGCTCGCCTACACGCCGGCCGGCGGCGAGGTGACGCTTTCCGCGGAGCTGCGCGGGGACGAGGTGCGCGTTTCCGTGCGCGACACGGGGCGCGGGATCGCGGCGGCGGACCTGCCACGCGTGTTCGACCGCTTCTGGCGCGCCGCCGACGCCCGCGGCAAGGGCGCGGGTCTCGGCCTCGCCATCGCGCGGGGGATCGTGGAGGCGCACGGCGGCGCCATCCACGCCGAGAGCACCGTCGGCCGCGGCACCACGATCGTCTTTACCCTCCCCCTCGCGGCGGAGATGGCGCTGGCGGCGTGATCCGCAAAGTCCTAAGTCCTAAGTCCTAAGTCCTAAGTCCTAAGTGCTGAACTGCACAAACGATAGCGATCCGGCAACTCAGGACTTGGGACTCAGGACTTAGGACTAACCACTTAAAGCTCCGCGGGGATGCGGGGGGTGGCGAGGACCTTGTCGACGCGGTTGCCGTCCATGTCCATCACCTCGATGCGCCACCCCTCGTGCTCCACGTGCTCGCCGGGCGCGGGAACGTGGCCCAGGAGGGTGAAGACGAGGCCGCCGACGGTGCGGTACTCGCGCGGCTCGCCGCGGCGCTCGGGAAGGCCCAGCGCCTCGCGGAAGTCGTCGATCGGGTAGGAGCCGTCCACCAGCAGCGACCCGTCGTCGCGCCGCACCACCGGCGGCTGCCCCGCGCCCGCGGCGGAGAGGTCGCCGGCGAGCTCCTCCAGCACGTCGGTGAGCGTCACGATCCCCTCCACCCCGCCGTACTCGTCGACCACCACGGCCAGGTGGACGCCGCTCTCGCGGAACTGCTCCAGCAGGTGCAGCGCGCGCGTGCTGCTGGGGACGAAGTGCGGCGCGTGCGTCTGCGCCTCGAGCCCCGCGTCGGCGCCGGCCAGGCGCGCGGCCCACAGGTCCTTCACGTCCACCATCCCCTTCACCTCGTCGAGCCCGCCGTCGCACACCAGGTAGCGGGTGAAGCGGTGCTCCACCATCTGCCGCCAGCTCTCCTCCGGCGGGTCCTGCAGGTCCAGCCAGACGATGCGGTGGCGCGGCGTCATCACCGCGTCGACGCGCTGGTCGCCCAGCCAGAACACGCGCTCCACCATCTCCGCCTCGTCCTCGTGGAACACGCCGGCCTGCGTGGCCTGCTCCATCATCACCGAGATCTCGCCCTCGCTCACCGGCGGCTCGGCGCCCTTGCGCACGCGCAGGATGCGCAGGAGCACCTCGGTGCTCACGGTGAGCATCTTCACCGCCGGCGCGGCCAGGAAGGAGACGGCGTTCATCGGCCGCGACACGGCGGCGGCGATGCGCTCGGGCGAGTTCAGGCCGATGCGCTTGGGCACCAGCTCGCCGATCACCAGCGACAGGTAGGTGATCACCAGCACCACCAGCGCCAGGGAGAGGGTCTCCGCGTACGGCGCCAGCGCGGGGACGCGGGCGATGGACGGCGCCAGCTCCCTGGCCAGCGTGGCGCCGCCGAACGCGCCCGCCAGCGTGCCGATCAGCGTGATCCCGATCTGCACGGTGGAGAGGAAGCGCGTGGGCTCCTCGGCCAGCGCCAGCGCCCGGCGCGCGCCCGTGTCGCCGGCGTCGGCGCGCTCCTGCAGCCGCGCGCGCCGCGACGACACCACGGCGATCTCCGACATCGCGAACACGCCGTTCAACACGATCAGAACCAGGATCAGCGCGATCTCCAGGCCGATTCCGGACATGTGCCCTTTCGCCCGCGGGTGGTGGATGGCGCAGCCGCCTTCCGCCCCAATCTAGCATGCCGTTCGGGTCAGACCACCGCGCATTCCCGCAGCGGACGAGGCCGGGGCTTCCGCGCGGAGCCCCGGCCTCGTCGTTCTGCGGAGATCAAACAGAATTGACTCACACGGAGGGAACGGAGGAAACGGAGGCCCGCGATGAGTTCCTCCGTTACCTCCGTTCCCTCCGTGCCGTGTGAGACTCTTATTGAATCAGGCCATCGCTCAGCGGCCGGCGTCGCGCGCGGAGGCGCGGAACTCCTGGAAGCGGCACCCGTCCAGCGGCACGAAGACCGAGCCCGGGCGCGACGCACCCGGCGCGGCGTAGACCGGAACGCCCGCGAAGCGTCCGTACGCGGCCACGCTCCCCGGCGCCAACTCGCGCGCGGGGCCGGTGCGCACGTACGTGGCGGCGCCCAGGCGAATGCTCTCGCCGCGGGCGAACCAGCGCGCGGCGGCGGCGCTCGGCACCGCGGGATAGGCGGTGCGCAGCGGCAGCCGGTTGCCGCGCACCACGGCCACCGTATCGCCCGACTCGTCGTCGATCATCCCGAACACCTGCACCGGGCCGCTCGCCTGCGCCATGCACGCGGTGAACGGGCGCGTGGCGTGCGCGTTCCCCTCCCCGTGCACCGCCGAGTCCTGCGGCATGGAGCGGGGGATGGAGATCGCATCGGGGCGATGGAAACCGGCGGGAGCAGCGGCGGCGAGCGCCGGGACGAAAGCCAGCACGAAGATCGTAAGCGGCGAAAGGCGGGGAGGATTCATGGCCGTGCACGACTGGGGGAGATGGAGATGATGGGGATCGGCATCCCCACCGCAGAGGCGTAAGCGGTGATCCGCTCGCGCCGCGCCAAAGCTGGCAGGGCGCGTGCCCTTTCTCCCCCCGATGTGCAAGTGATGCGATCACAATCGTTTGCGATTCCCCCCCGCCGATCATCTCCCACCCGCGGTGCTCCGAATCATCACCATCATCCGCATCAATCCGTTACAGATTCGCTATTCGTCCCCGCACTGATCCGGATGCGATCACCGCCTCGCCGACCGTCCCCGAATCACGGACATCTCCACCGCTCTCCGACGGCCGCAGCAACGCTCCGTGGCAGCGACTTGTAACGCGGCGTTGCGGCTCCGCGCTGCATCTCCATCGATCTGAACTTTCAAGTCGCTGCGATTCATCGACTTACGACGCGCTGCACGAACGGCTCGGCGCGTGCTTCAATGGCGCGGCGACGGGAGCGTCGGGGCGGGCGACGTGCCGGTTCCTTCTCCCGATCTTCATCTCAGCCGGAAACAATGCTCTGCGTTCACCTGCCGCCCTCCCCCTCACGCGCCGCCGGGGTGCCAGCCATCCGGCCGGCACCCCGGTCGCCTGTCCCGCCCCGAACGAACCGGGCGACGCACCCCGTGCGTCGCCCGGTCGACTCTTCGATCCCAGCGCGGGCCGCGTCAGGCCTGCTGCTTCGCCGGCTCGCCCTCGGGCTGCTTGAGGCCCGCGAAGGGCACCGTCACCGGCGCGAACTCCTCCGGGTGCTGCACGCGGAAGACGAACGCCGCCAGCGCGCCGCCCACGATCGGCCCCACGAGGTAGAGCCAGACGTGGCCGACCGCGCCGCCGCCGAACGCCGCCGTGACGATCGCCGGGCCCAGGCCCACGGCGGGGTTGAAGGCGCCGCCGGAGACGGGGCCGCCCGCGAAGGCGCCGGCCATCACCGTCAGCCCGATGGCCAGGCCGAAGTACGAGTTCCCCTCCGCGGCGCGCGTCGTGGCGACGTTCAGCACGACCAGCGCCAGCGCGAAGGTGAACAGCACCTCCACCGCCAGTGCGGCGGCGACCGGGGCGGTGGCTGCCGGCGCGGGCATGAACGTCTGCCCCACGATGCCGTACACCGCCAGCGCGGCCAGCGCGGC
This genomic interval carries:
- a CDS encoding HAMP domain-containing sensor histidine kinase — translated: MRAIRPNRTLPRSTNLLPSRDAARRTRAVAPAAEPSARALALAETRAAVAAAANESGTAAGALRVALREMCTRLGFPAGRAIVLDAAGRARDVLWHGSPRRFAAFRDASTAVAPADVRGVAGRALAVAGPVGIADADEDPTLAVWAEARRAGLRSALAFPVAAAGGAVAVVEAWSPRPEAERAVLDACAFAARQLGAAFEREAERAALRAEAGHLRAVVAAAPAGAVAFGADGRPALWTSTTEALLGGAPSEGAAGWRGARAAADAAIGGREPSTRMLRTGDGRALKLRISPAFVADGGQGAAGWVWKPRTPAPAAVPAATETRWPEQALATVVHDLRSPLSGITLAAESLLRVVPADEERVPERRLLGAITSAAERMRHLLNDLLDTARMDGGALPIAPRPVAVGAMLDDAAEAQRLQAEARGITLSVSPAPACEVMADERRVAQVLQNLVGNALAYTPAGGEVTLSAELRGDEVRVSVRDTGRGIAAADLPRVFDRFWRAADARGKGAGLGLAIARGIVEAHGGAIHAESTVGRGTTIVFTLPLAAEMALAA
- a CDS encoding hemolysin family protein, encoding MSGIGLEIALILVLIVLNGVFAMSEIAVVSSRRARLQERADAGDTGARRALALAEEPTRFLSTVQIGITLIGTLAGAFGGATLARELAPSIARVPALAPYAETLSLALVVLVITYLSLVIGELVPKRIGLNSPERIAAAVSRPMNAVSFLAAPAVKMLTVSTEVLLRILRVRKGAEPPVSEGEISVMMEQATQAGVFHEDEAEMVERVFWLGDQRVDAVMTPRHRIVWLDLQDPPEESWRQMVEHRFTRYLVCDGGLDEVKGMVDVKDLWAARLAGADAGLEAQTHAPHFVPSSTRALHLLEQFRESGVHLAVVVDEYGGVEGIVTLTDVLEELAGDLSAAGAGQPPVVRRDDGSLLVDGSYPIDDFREALGLPERRGEPREYRTVGGLVFTLLGHVPAPGEHVEHEGWRIEVMDMDGNRVDKVLATPRIPAEL
- a CDS encoding aquaporin, with amino-acid sequence MTRKLLTETIGTFFLVLTIGLTVTAGLPLAPLAIGAALMVMVYMGGAVSGAHYNPAVTTAILLRGRIAAGEAAAYMAAQVAGAALAALAVYGIVGQTFMPAPAATAPVAAALAVEVLFTFALALVVLNVATTRAAEGNSYFGLAIGLTVMAGAFAGGPVSGGAFNPAVGLGPAIVTAAFGGGAVGHVWLYLVGPIVGGALAAFVFRVQHPEEFAPVTVPFAGLKQPEGEPAKQQA